The genomic window ATCACGTATGCCGCAGCCAAGGCACCAAGGAACTCTGCCACTATGAAGAAGATCGCAGAAACCGGGGCGATTCCGGAGATCGAATATGTGAATATGCGCATGAACGCGACCATCGGGTTGGCATACATAGTGCTGGCGGTGGTTATCAGCATGCCACCTACCACAAATCCCACGGACATGCTGGTCTGCTTCGAATGTCCCCTAACGCAACCGTATATGACCGCCAACAGAAGGAAGGCCCCCAGGAATTCCGCCAAGTATAGTCCGGGTGATTTGGTGTTTTCCGAGATGGTGATAATGGTCGGGACCGTGTCATAGAACATCAGGTGGGAGAAGACCAACCCTACGAATCCCCCGGCCATCTGGGCCGATATGTATCCCGCGGCCCTCTTTGGAGTGGTCTCTTTCGTGTATAACAATGCAAGGGTGACCGCCGGGTTGAAATTGCTTCCCGATAGGGGTCCGAACGTCTCGATCAAGGCAAACAGGACGAATCCCACGGCGATCGCGTTCATGAAGACCGAGACCGCCACACCCGCCCCCAGGACATCGATCCCGAGTATTCCGGGTGATATGGCGGCGATGACCAGGAACATCGAGCCTACGAACTCTGCGATCATGCTTTGTCTCAAGGTGACCATTATCGTTGCCTACCAGACGGAATGGTGGATTCTGCATATAAATAATTAAATCAATAATCAAATAATGGAGTGACCATTTCGTTCTTGAATGTAGCGTTCAAGTTCCGCCAGAAGCATTTGACGAGGGTTAGCCTTGGGTGACGGCATTCACCTGATTCGTAGGGATAATGGAATCCGATCACTGGCACAGGACAACATGTTATGCGCCGACGGTCATCGGCCGAAGACGGTCGCTTTAAGGTCAAGGTTATTATCCACAGAGCCGATTCGATGAAGGACGAGTGGCGTGCCATGTTCAAGGAGATCAAAAACGAATCCGAACCGAGCTCCATGATACGGATCCTCAACCCTGCCACCCATGAGATGGTGGGCGAGACCGGAACTTGCGATCCGAACTCGCTTCCATCCATGCGCAGGAAGGCATCCGAGGCCCAGACGATCTGGAACGGTCTTGATCTATCAGAAAGGAAGAAGGTCATATCGCGCGCACAGGATATCATTTTCGACCAGATCGAATCCATCGCCGAGATCGTTTGCCAGGAGACGGGCAAGACCAAGATGGAGGCCATCAACGCCGATATCGGATGCGCTCTGAGCGCCGGGGACTTCTCCATGGGAGAGATGAAGCGCATCTTCCGGCCATACAAGATCGATTTCGGGAGCATGGGGATCGCCATGCGGTACCTGCGGCGGACCTCCTACATCGTCCCAAAGCCCATTGGAGTGGTGGGGATCATCGCACCTTGGAACTATCCGTTCGGCATGCCCTATTCGCAGACGGTGATGGCCATCGCGGCCGGGAACGCGGTCCTGCTGAAGCCCTCCTCCCACACACCGTTCAGCGCATTGAAGATAGCACAGATCCTTGAGCAAGCTGGCGTTCCGAAAGGATTGGTGCAGGTGGTGGTGGGTCGAGGCGAAAAGATCGGCCAGGCTTTCGCCTGGTGTGGATTGGACAGGATCATATTCACTGGAGGGAAGGAAGCGGGAAGGAAGGTCATGGAGAACGTCTGCCACCGGTTCACTCCGGTGACCCTGGAGCTCGGGGGAAAGGACCCGTTCCTGGTCATGGATGACGCTGACATCGAGCGTGCGGCAGAGGCAGCCTCCTGGGGAGCGTTCGTCAACTCAGGTCAGACCTGCTGCAGTGTCAAGAGGTTCTATGTCCAGAGCGGAGCCTATTCGGAGT from Methanomassiliicoccales archaeon includes these protein-coding regions:
- a CDS encoding aquaporin; this encodes MVTLRQSMIAEFVGSMFLVIAAISPGILGIDVLGAGVAVSVFMNAIAVGFVLFALIETFGPLSGSNFNPAVTLALLYTKETTPKRAAGYISAQMAGGFVGLVFSHLMFYDTVPTIITISENTKSPGLYLAEFLGAFLLLAVIYGCVRGHSKQTSMSVGFVVGGMLITTASTMYANPMVAFMRIFTYSISGIAPVSAIFFIVAEFLGALAAAYVMTRLYPTKQEERVCDPYNCTTECAAPIAILDAPPKGK
- a CDS encoding aldehyde dehydrogenase family protein, with amino-acid sequence MKDEWRAMFKEIKNESEPSSMIRILNPATHEMVGETGTCDPNSLPSMRRKASEAQTIWNGLDLSERKKVISRAQDIIFDQIESIAEIVCQETGKTKMEAINADIGCALSAGDFSMGEMKRIFRPYKIDFGSMGIAMRYLRRTSYIVPKPIGVVGIIAPWNYPFGMPYSQTVMAIAAGNAVLLKPSSHTPFSALKIAQILEQAGVPKGLVQVVVGRGEKIGQAFAWCGLDRIIFTGGKEAGRKVMENVCHRFTPVTLELGGKDPFLVMDDADIERAAEAASWGAFVNSGQTCCSVKRFYVQSGAYSEFTQCLVERVRSLKLGWGWEDPEVSVGPMISEEALVEMEEWVSIAEADGGRVLCGGKRSPTLKGNFFEPTVIAGLPQSSKVIQEEIFGPIVSLSQFHDEEEGIALANDCQYALTGSVWTKDLALGRKMAESMSGGTILVNNVSYTYGLSSTPWGGRRQSGFGHTHGILGFAELLEPHHVHVDRGKFDRELWWYPYDKGKLEANRIMLDMSFGKNKAWSLLSLPKLKKIWKGK